GTTTTGGCAGCCAAGGTGCTTATCTAGTGGATTTTTACCATCTGAGCGAATACCTGGCGGAAGCCGCCGCCTCCTGTTCCCCTGACACCGACGCATGGCTGGAGCAGCGGCAAGCGGAATTGAAAGCCAACCGTTCTGCCAAGGTACTGGAAGCCCTGTTGCCGCATCTGGAAGCCCCCGCCACAGCGGATGCACAAGCTCCCGTCAGGAAAGCTTACCGCTATCTCAATAACCGACGCGAGCAGGTCGATTATGCCGGGGCTATCCGACTGGGACGCCCGATCGGCTCCGGCGAAATTGAAAGTGCTCATCGCTTTGTCGTACAAGCACGCCTGAAAAAGCCGGGAGCTTGGTGGGCAGCCGAGAATGTCGATCCCATGCTCGCCCTTCGCGTGACTCGCCTGAATGGCGGATGGAATGCGTATTGGCAGAACTTTTCCGCCTGCAAGGCTGCTTAATGTGTCTGGGCATCACTTCTGTTCACACCCCCTGAAATCCCAACAGTTGACGCATAAGGAAATCAAACGATTGGAAAGGATTACAGAAGCCACGCTGCTTGCCTACCTAAACGCCTACCAACAACCTAACGGTTTAGAAGCTCTTAAAGAAATACGCTTCAATAAACCAAAGAGTGATTTGATGGCATATAAAGACAAGATTGAGACCTATTTTCGTGAATATCCACCCGCGACCAGCAAGGCAGCAGCCGCCAAGATTGAGGAGCTGACAGGCATCAAACGCAGCGAGGACAGGGTACGTATCTTTATGAAGAAAATAGGGATGGACATCCGTAAAGTGGGGATGATACCCGCCAAAGCTGATGTGGAAGCACAAGAAAAGTTCTTGGAAAATGAACTTAAACCGCGCATTCAAGAAGCTCAAGAAGGTAAACGCGCCCTTTTTTTGTCGATGCCGCCCACTTCGTTTTAGCACCGTTTCTGGGATTTTTGTGGTCATTTTCCCGCGTATTCATCAAAGCGCCCTGTGGTCGACAACGTTACAACGTATTGGGCGCACTCAATGTGATAACACTGCAACTGATCACCCTCACTAACGATACCTATATCAACGCTGGCAGCGTGTGTGAATTATTGGAAAAAATTGCAGCGTTAGCACTCAAAATACCGATCACGTTGGTCTTGGATAATGCCAAGTATCAACGCTGTGAAGCCGTGTTTGCCTGTGCGAAAAGGCTCAATATTGAACTATTGTTTTTACCGACCTATTCACCCAACCTCAATCTGATTGAACGGTTGTGGAAGTTCGTCAAGAAAAAATGCTTGTACTCGAAGTACTATGATAAGTTTCCCGCTTTCAAGTCGGCCATCACCAACTGTCTCGACAAGCTGGATACTGATCACAAGAAAGAACTGGCACAGTTGATGACAACAAACTTTCAAACCTTTAAAAATGTTCAAGTCTTGGC
The sequence above is drawn from the Thiothrix subterranea genome and encodes:
- a CDS encoding IS630 family transposase is translated as MWSFSRVFIKAPCGRQRYNVLGALNVITLQLITLTNDTYINAGSVCELLEKIAALALKIPITLVLDNAKYQRCEAVFACAKRLNIELLFLPTYSPNLNLIERLWKFVKKKCLYSKYYDKFPAFKSAITNCLDKLDTDHKKELAQLMTTNFQTFKNVQVLAL